From Candidatus Omnitrophota bacterium, one genomic window encodes:
- the tyrS gene encoding tyrosine--tRNA ligase, whose translation MEKDIDKQLGLIKRGTVEIIQSDELRKKLERAIKTNKPLVIKAGFDPTAPDIHLGHTVLLRKLRHFQDLGHKVVFLIGDHTAMIGDPSGQSKTRPRLTKEEVIQNAKTYEHQVSRILDVNKLQIRFNSEWLGKMDVAKTAELMSRYSVQRMLERDDFSNRIKQQKNITMLEFLYPLLQGYDSVALEADVELGGNDQKFNLLVGRDVQGAYMMAPQVVITMPLLEGLDGVQKMSKSLGNYVGISENPKDMFGKLMSVSDELMYKYYELLTDEDTAKIKKDVTDGKLHPKDAKVNLAKIIVGQYHGAEAASLQVLEFDRAFKDKGFPQDITLQDISIGDKPTIISVLVDGVKILASRGEAKRKIQEGAVELDGAKVTDINITLASGKEYQIRVGKKFARVLLK comes from the coding sequence ATGGAAAAAGATATAGATAAACAATTAGGCCTTATTAAGCGCGGCACCGTTGAGATCATCCAGTCTGATGAGCTCAGGAAGAAACTTGAGCGTGCCATTAAAACCAATAAACCACTCGTTATAAAAGCGGGATTTGATCCCACCGCTCCTGATATTCATCTCGGCCATACTGTATTATTGAGGAAACTGCGCCATTTCCAGGATCTTGGGCATAAAGTAGTATTCCTAATAGGTGACCATACCGCCATGATAGGTGACCCCTCGGGACAATCGAAGACAAGGCCCCGTCTCACCAAGGAAGAGGTGATCCAGAACGCCAAGACGTACGAACATCAAGTATCCAGGATTCTTGACGTAAATAAATTACAGATCAGGTTTAATAGTGAATGGCTCGGCAAGATGGATGTTGCCAAAACTGCCGAACTGATGTCCCGTTATTCGGTCCAGAGAATGCTTGAGCGCGATGACTTCTCGAACCGCATAAAACAGCAGAAGAATATCACGATGCTTGAATTTCTTTACCCGCTCCTCCAGGGTTACGATTCAGTAGCGCTTGAGGCAGATGTCGAGCTGGGGGGGAATGATCAGAAATTCAACCTTCTTGTAGGCCGTGACGTCCAGGGCGCTTATATGATGGCGCCTCAGGTTGTCATAACGATGCCGCTACTAGAAGGACTAGACGGCGTCCAGAAGATGTCCAAATCTCTCGGCAACTATGTCGGGATAAGCGAGAATCCGAAAGATATGTTCGGTAAGCTGATGTCGGTTTCGGATGAGCTCATGTACAAATATTACGAGCTTTTGACGGATGAGGATACAGCTAAGATAAAAAAGGATGTGACAGACGGCAAGCTCCATCCAAAGGATGCCAAGGTAAATCTGGCAAAGATAATCGTCGGCCAATACCATGGCGCGGAAGCCGCCTCATTGCAGGTATTAGAGTTTGATAGGGCATTCAAAGATAAGGGTTTTCCTCAGGATATAACTTTGCAGGATATTTCGATAGGGGATAAACCGACTATTATTTCGGTCCTGGTCGATGGCGTTAAGATCCTCGCCAGCAGGGGAGAGGCGAAGCGTAAAATACAGGAAGGCGCAGTCGAGCTAGATGGTGCCAAAGTGACCGACATCAATATTACTCTTGCATCAGGTAAAGAATACCAAATCCGAGTCGGAAAGAAATTCGCAAGAGTCCTGCTTAAGTAA